The DNA region ATGTATACCAATCACATCTCCAGGATATGCTACTTTTATAGAGAATCTATCTCCTGCTATAAAATAAAAAGCATCAGAAATAATAATATTTTTTTTTATTCTTACATGCCTTAATTTAATTCCTTTTCTATATGTACCAGATACAATTCTAATAAAAGCTATACGATCATGATGTTTTAAATCCATATTCGCCTGAATTTTAAATACAAAACCTGTGAAATATTTTTCTTCAGGTTGTATTTTTCGTATATTGCTTTTACGATATATAGGTGCAGGGGCCCACTTTATTAAACCTTCTAATATATGATCAATACCAAAATTAGTTAATGCACTACCAAAAAAAACAGGTGTAACAATACTTTTTAAAAAATCTTTTTTATTAAATTTTGAATATACATGACTAATTAATTTTAATTCTTCATAAACTTGTACAGTTAAATCTGAACTAATATATTTCTCTAATAAATATTTTTCTGAATAACTAAAATTCGTTTTGAAAATATTAGATTGTTTTAATTTATTATATAAATAAATTAATTTTTCATCTAGATGAAAAACACCTTTAAAATTTCTTCCACAGCTAATAGGCCAAGTTATAGGAATACAGGATAGTTTTAACTCTTTTTCAATTTGATCTAAAATTTCTATTGGTTCAAGACTATCTCGATCTAATTTATTGATAAATGTAATAATAGGAGTATTATGTAATCGACTTACATCCATTAATTTTTTTGTTCGCTCTTCTATTCCCTTTGCAGCATCAATAACTAATAAACAACAATCTACTGCCGTAAGAATACGATATGTATCTTCTGAAAAATCCTGGTGACCAGGAGTATCTAATAAATTAATTAAAATATTCTTATAATTAAATTGCATAACAGATGTTGTAATAGAAATTCCACGATCTTTCTCGATTTTCATCCAATCTGATTTAGCATATTTTCCACTTCCTCTAGCTTTTACTGTGCCAGAACTATGAAGTACTTTCCCTAAAAGTAACATTTTTTCTGTAATAGTTGTTTTACCAGCATCAGGATGGGAAATAATAGCAAAAGTACGTCTTTTTTTTATTTCTAATTGATGATTTAAATTACACATATATACTCTATTAAAATAATTTATTTTTATAAAATTTCATATAAAAGTTTGTATGAAAGATAATTTATTTATTAATTAAAATTATTAAATTTAGTTTCATTTTTAAAAATATTTTTTAAATAAATAAATGGGTGTAAATTAAATTATATGTAATAATAAAAATATTTATAATTAAATTGTAAATAAACAAAGAGTTACTTTAATGAAAAAAAAAACATCTATATTGCATATACAGGTGGAACTATTGGAATGCAAAAATCAAATAATGGATATATTCCCGTTGCAGGTTACTTGCAAAAACAATTAATTAAAATGCCAGAATTTCATAATCCAGAAATTCCAAATTTTATTATTAAAGAATACAGTCCGCTCATTGATTCTGCTAACATGAACCCAATAGAATGGCAAAAAATTGCGGATGATATTAAAAAAAATTATTATAATTATGACGGATTTGTTATTCTTCATGGAACAGATACTATGGCGTATACTGCTTCAGCATTATCTTTTATCTTAGAAAATTTAGAAAAACCAATCATTATAACTGGATCTCAAGTTCCTATATCAGAAATACAATCGGATGGACGACAAAACTTATTAAATTCGTTACTAATAATTGTAAATTATCCTATTAATGAAGTAACTTTATTTTTTAATTATAAATTATATAGAGGTAACAGAGTTACTAAATCAAATGCTAATGGTTTTAATGCATTTTCATCTCCTAATATAGATCCTTTATTAGAAGTAGGAATTAATATTCGTCATAATAAAAGTATTTTTTTTAAAAAACATAAAAAGTTGAAGGTATATAAAATTAAAGCACAACCTATTAGTATTATTACTATATATCCAGGGATATCTAGTGCAATTTTAAAAAATTTTTTATTACATCCAGTAAAAGCATTGATTTTACGTACATATGGAATTGGAAATGCACCTCAAAATAAAGATTTTTTAAAAGAGTTATATATAGCTAATAAAAAAAACATTATTATAATCAATCTAACACAATGTGCATCTGGGAATGTTAATATGAACGGATATGCCACGGGCAATTCACTAAAAAAATCTGGAGTGATTAGTGGTTATGATTTAACAATCGAAGCTGCTTTAACTAAATTGCATTTTTTACTAAGCCAAAACATTTCAATAAAAAATATTCGTATTGAAATGCAAAATAATTTAAGAGGTGAACTGACAAATTATTCGCATATTTTATAAAAATTTAAAATTATTTTAATAAAAAGAATGATGACCATGCAAATGATGAGTTTGATCAATTACTTTTTTTATTTCAGGAAAAAAAGATAGTATTTTTTTTTCAATCATTTCCTTTAAAGTAACTCCTATCATTGAGCAGCCATTACATCCTCCTGTAAATTCTATAACAGCTATACCACTGTCAGAAATAT from Buchnera aphidicola (Aphis helianthi) includes:
- a CDS encoding peptide chain release factor 3, which codes for MCNLNHQLEIKKRRTFAIISHPDAGKTTITEKMLLLGKVLHSSGTVKARGSGKYAKSDWMKIEKDRGISITTSVMQFNYKNILINLLDTPGHQDFSEDTYRILTAVDCCLLVIDAAKGIEERTKKLMDVSRLHNTPIITFINKLDRDSLEPIEILDQIEKELKLSCIPITWPISCGRNFKGVFHLDEKLIYLYNKLKQSNIFKTNFSYSEKYLLEKYISSDLTVQVYEELKLISHVYSKFNKKDFLKSIVTPVFFGSALTNFGIDHILEGLIKWAPAPIYRKSNIRKIQPEEKYFTGFVFKIQANMDLKHHDRIAFIRIVSGTYRKGIKLRHVRIKKNIIISDAFYFIAGDRFSIKVAYPGDVIGIHNHGTIKIGDSFTEGEEINFIGIPSFAPEIFRRIFLKNPLQQKQLKKGLMQLSEEGAIQVFYPFNNNHLILGAIGILQFDIVIQRLKIEYKIDAIYEKVNITMARWITSDNKKSIDIFVNDNKSHLALDNFNNLTYLAPNRANLNIIISRYIDINFNQIREQ
- the ansA gene encoding asparaginase — encoded protein: MYIAYTGGTIGMQKSNNGYIPVAGYLQKQLIKMPEFHNPEIPNFIIKEYSPLIDSANMNPIEWQKIADDIKKNYYNYDGFVILHGTDTMAYTASALSFILENLEKPIIITGSQVPISEIQSDGRQNLLNSLLIIVNYPINEVTLFFNYKLYRGNRVTKSNANGFNAFSSPNIDPLLEVGINIRHNKSIFFKKHKKLKVYKIKAQPISIITIYPGISSAILKNFLLHPVKALILRTYGIGNAPQNKDFLKELYIANKKNIIIINLTQCASGNVNMNGYATGNSLKKSGVISGYDLTIEAALTKLHFLLSQNISIKNIRIEMQNNLRGELTNYSHIL